The following coding sequences are from one Streptomyces dengpaensis window:
- a CDS encoding MIP/aquaporin family protein, translated as MNDPTAPFPAFRHSAQEFLLTSVLLFGVTTIVRWVIGPSAVSDAIPGIHLKLLVVGVTVGLFVTGLILSPPGKQSGGHMNPAISFAMWRFGIFPGAAVAPYMVAQLAGSLLGVLAARGVWGSAVNAPPVAYAALQPAPRWSAMDLFLAETASTGVSVVLLGLFLSVHRLTRFIPYLVGLLVCLCIAVLGTSTGGSLNPARQFGPALAAGEFGLLWVYLLAPMAGAGLVPAVWDLLLGRRRVLAHQLHDADGPPLRNPATW; from the coding sequence ATGAACGACCCCACCGCACCTTTTCCGGCCTTCCGGCACAGCGCCCAGGAGTTCCTACTGACCTCCGTCCTGCTGTTCGGCGTGACGACCATCGTGCGCTGGGTCATCGGCCCCTCCGCCGTCTCCGACGCGATCCCCGGAATCCACCTGAAGCTGCTCGTCGTCGGTGTGACCGTCGGCCTCTTTGTCACGGGGCTCATCCTCAGCCCTCCCGGCAAGCAGTCCGGCGGCCACATGAACCCGGCCATCTCCTTCGCCATGTGGCGTTTCGGGATCTTCCCCGGCGCGGCGGTGGCGCCCTACATGGTGGCCCAGCTCGCCGGATCCCTGCTCGGCGTGCTCGCGGCGCGGGGCGTGTGGGGCAGCGCCGTCAATGCTCCTCCGGTGGCCTACGCCGCCCTGCAGCCCGCCCCCCGCTGGTCGGCCATGGACCTCTTCCTGGCGGAGACGGCGTCCACGGGTGTCAGCGTGGTCCTCTTGGGGCTGTTCCTGTCGGTGCACCGGCTGACGCGCTTCATCCCCTATCTGGTGGGCCTCCTCGTCTGCCTCTGCATCGCCGTGCTGGGTACGAGTACCGGCGGCAGCCTCAATCCCGCCCGCCAGTTCGGCCCGGCGCTGGCCGCCGGAGAGTTCGGCCTCCTGTGGGTCTATCTCCTGGCCCCTATGGCCGGTGCCGGCCTGGTACCGGCCGTATGGGATCTGCTTCTTGGGCGCCGCCGGGTGCTCGCCCACCAGCTGCACGACGCCGACGGGCCGCCGCTGCGCAACCCCGCGACCTGGTGA
- a CDS encoding pirin family protein, which translates to MNETQAEATVEILPPRDVPLGGPRAMNVRRTLPQRSRSLIGAWCFADYYGPDEIAVTGGMDVAPHPHIGLQTVSWLFKGEIEHRDSLGTLSMIRPGELNLMTGGHGICHSEVSTANTDVLHGVQLWVALPDQCRDTGPDFHHYVPQTTTLDGGDVKVFLGSLAGDTSPVTTFTPLLGAELRLDPGATVTLAVDPAFEHGLLVISGDVSLAGTRLSPSHLGYLPIGRDTLTVTNHSDAPAVAMLLGGPPSGEEILMWWNFVGRTQEDIEKAREDWMNGTRFGEVIGYPGDPLPAPELPRVPMKPRS; encoded by the coding sequence ATGAACGAGACCCAGGCCGAGGCCACCGTGGAGATCCTGCCCCCTCGCGACGTGCCCCTGGGCGGGCCCCGGGCGATGAACGTGCGGCGCACCCTGCCGCAGCGATCCCGATCGCTGATCGGTGCATGGTGCTTCGCCGACTACTACGGTCCGGACGAGATAGCGGTCACCGGCGGCATGGATGTCGCACCGCATCCCCACATCGGGCTCCAGACCGTCTCCTGGCTCTTCAAGGGTGAGATCGAACACCGCGACAGCCTGGGGACGCTCTCGATGATCCGCCCCGGCGAGCTCAACCTCATGACCGGCGGACACGGCATCTGCCACTCGGAGGTCTCCACCGCGAACACCGACGTCCTGCATGGCGTGCAGCTGTGGGTGGCGCTCCCGGACCAGTGCCGAGACACCGGCCCCGACTTCCACCACTACGTCCCGCAGACCACCACCCTTGACGGAGGCGACGTCAAGGTGTTTTTGGGCTCCCTCGCCGGTGACACCTCACCGGTAACCACTTTCACCCCCCTTCTTGGCGCCGAACTCCGTCTGGACCCTGGTGCGACCGTCACCCTCGCGGTCGACCCCGCCTTCGAGCACGGCCTCCTCGTCATCAGCGGGGACGTCTCCCTGGCCGGCACTCGGCTAAGCCCGTCCCATCTCGGCTACCTCCCCATCGGCAGGGACACCTTGACCGTGACCAACCACTCGGACGCACCCGCGGTGGCCATGTTGCTCGGCGGGCCCCCCTCCGGCGAGGAGATCCTCATGTGGTGGAATTTCGTCGGCCGTACCCAAGAGGACATCGAGAAAGCCCGTGAGGACTGGATGAACGGCACCCGCTTCGGCGAGGTGATCGGGTACCCGGGGGATCCCCTTCCCGCGCCCGAACTCCCGCGGGTACCGATGAAGCCGCGATCCTGA
- a CDS encoding serine/threonine-protein kinase encodes MAKVGSLVQGRYRLLNLIGRGGMGEVWRARDEPLGRHVAVKCLKPLGPVDDQSFTRALRERFRREARVAATLQHRGVTVVHDFGESEGMLYVVTELLEGRNLSQLLADNNHRPLRVHDVVEIAEQVASALSYAHQQGLVHRDLKPANIMRLVGGTVKICDFGIARLGHDIGFTAELTNTVTGFEMGTPHYMSPEQISGAHLDPRSDLYSLGCVLYEIATGAPPFDLDDAWSVLVAHRDTPPDPPRNHRAELPAFLAEIIMDLLAKRPEDRPQSAAVLTQRLRAGQLTPRSAAARATARSGPNNTPDTDRNSAIQTTDSGPPAPQADTPGTSRVRHAPPTPSPELITTLTGRHNAGLSLGRLGRWTEAGEVHRAVAAEREHALGPDHPDTLASRYEVGFTLSRTGHPADALREYTHVAEARERVLGPDHPHTLATRQEMAYVLGQLGRHFEAHQTYTSVLAARERAMGADHPDTLRCRHNLAFNLSRLGRLEDSYQMASEVAAARARVLGPTHPDTLVTRYEVAYALGQLDRWPEALHAHQEVADARAQALGPDHPDTLAARYEVGISLGRLGRSSEALTLYRDLINDRTRVQGPTHPDTLRARHGLGVNLGRMGRWEEALAESRDVCAIRQQILGHDHPDTLVSHREVAVGLGWLGHWEEALTEYRAVADTRERVLGPDHPDTLASRNDEAHCLEQLGRGQEAVELYRRVAFLRQQNPQ; translated from the coding sequence ATGGCCAAAGTTGGCAGTCTGGTCCAGGGCCGGTACCGGCTGCTCAATCTGATCGGGCGCGGCGGCATGGGCGAGGTGTGGCGTGCCCGCGACGAGCCGCTGGGCCGGCACGTCGCCGTCAAGTGCCTCAAGCCGCTGGGACCAGTCGACGACCAGTCCTTCACGCGTGCCTTGCGCGAGAGGTTCCGGCGCGAGGCACGCGTGGCCGCCACCCTCCAGCACCGTGGTGTGACCGTGGTCCACGACTTCGGCGAGTCCGAGGGGATGCTGTACGTGGTGACGGAGCTGCTGGAGGGCCGTAACCTCAGCCAGCTCCTGGCGGACAACAATCACCGCCCGCTGCGCGTCCACGATGTCGTTGAGATCGCCGAGCAGGTGGCCTCCGCACTCTCCTACGCCCATCAACAGGGCCTCGTGCACCGGGACCTGAAACCCGCGAACATCATGCGGCTGGTCGGCGGCACCGTGAAGATCTGCGACTTCGGCATCGCCCGTCTCGGCCACGACATCGGCTTCACCGCCGAGCTGACCAACACCGTCACCGGCTTCGAGATGGGCACTCCGCACTACATGTCGCCGGAACAGATCAGCGGCGCCCACCTCGACCCGCGCAGCGACCTGTACTCGCTCGGCTGCGTACTCTACGAGATCGCCACCGGCGCACCGCCGTTCGACCTCGACGACGCGTGGTCAGTCCTCGTCGCCCACCGCGACACACCCCCCGACCCGCCCCGCAATCACCGCGCCGAGCTGCCCGCGTTCCTTGCGGAGATCATCATGGACCTGTTGGCCAAACGGCCGGAAGACCGGCCGCAGAGTGCGGCCGTGTTGACGCAGCGCCTCAGAGCCGGGCAACTGACCCCCCGCTCCGCAGCGGCACGTGCGACCGCCAGGTCAGGGCCAAACAACACGCCGGACACGGACCGGAACAGTGCCATCCAGACGACGGATAGCGGGCCCCCGGCGCCACAGGCCGATACGCCAGGCACATCGAGAGTACGACATGCGCCGCCCACCCCGTCACCGGAGTTGATCACCACACTGACGGGGCGGCACAACGCCGGGCTGAGCCTCGGGCGACTCGGCCGGTGGACCGAGGCGGGCGAGGTGCACCGCGCCGTCGCCGCCGAACGCGAGCACGCCCTCGGACCCGACCACCCCGACACGCTCGCCAGCCGCTACGAGGTCGGCTTCACGCTCAGCCGCACCGGGCACCCCGCCGACGCGCTGCGCGAGTACACGCACGTCGCGGAGGCCAGGGAGCGCGTCCTCGGCCCCGACCATCCCCACACCCTCGCCACTCGACAGGAAATGGCGTACGTACTCGGCCAGTTGGGCCGCCACTTCGAAGCGCACCAGACCTACACGTCAGTGCTCGCCGCCCGCGAGCGCGCCATGGGCGCCGACCACCCCGACACGCTGCGCTGCCGCCACAACCTCGCCTTCAACCTGAGCAGGCTCGGACGGCTGGAGGACTCGTACCAGATGGCGAGCGAGGTCGCCGCCGCCCGGGCCCGCGTCCTCGGCCCCACCCACCCCGACACCCTTGTCACCCGCTACGAGGTCGCCTACGCCCTCGGCCAGCTCGACCGCTGGCCCGAAGCGCTCCACGCCCACCAGGAAGTGGCCGACGCGCGCGCCCAGGCGCTGGGGCCCGACCACCCCGACACCCTGGCCGCCCGCTACGAGGTGGGCATCAGCCTCGGCAGGCTCGGGCGCAGCTCGGAGGCCCTGACGCTCTACCGGGACCTGATCAACGACCGCACCCGCGTACAGGGCCCGACGCACCCCGACACCCTGCGCGCCCGCCACGGCCTGGGGGTGAACCTCGGCCGCATGGGCCGCTGGGAAGAGGCCCTCGCCGAGTCCCGCGACGTGTGCGCCATCCGCCAGCAGATACTGGGCCATGACCACCCGGACACCCTCGTCAGCCACAGGGAGGTCGCCGTCGGCCTCGGCTGGCTCGGCCACTGGGAGGAAGCCCTCACCGAGTACCGAGCCGTCGCCGACACCCGCGAACGCGTCCTCGGCCCCGACCACCCCGACACCCTCGCCAGCCGCAACGACGAGGCGCACTGCCTGGAGCAGCTGGGACGCGGCCAGGAGGCCGTCGAGCTATACCGCAGGGTGGCGTTCCTCAGGCAGCAAAACCCCCAGTAG